One genomic window of uncultured delta proteobacterium includes the following:
- a CDS encoding DNA primase TraC (Replication primase), protein MSATTDSKKASKKAEKAKRPPFHEEFANKIIERLQEGTAPWQIPWTPGKTPLVPHNPASGTVYRGMNRVHLALSGYDDPRWMTLKQANDNGYSILPGSKATPVVYYQFTDEKNKLDNDGKPVLDADGKPEKEKVELDKPIVRFAHVFNAEQVDGIPPLQLTDKAYEWEPIEKAENILAASGAEIKHDQSSRAFYRRMEDAIHLPPKENFDAPDKYYATALHELGHWTGDENRLNREFGPFGSEKYAREELRAEIASWMLGQEIGIGHDPGQHAAYVQSWIQVLKEDPYEIVRACRDAEKIKDYVFDMERKKELRQEAPENAVQRSNVRERKEEIAAIQGLPFVPAKEKTFLDVPQDNFEEKKQVWRLGGQWDDESRRWFVPEGNNLTPLEAWLPGKELESDIAAMGLPVDPAKEKTFLAVPYKEKEQAKKFGAKWDKENKLWYAPEGTDLTPLAAWMPEKAPVPEPSMPPQEEFANALEQAGLDLRGKAPIMDGQIHRVPLIGRNGGDLDGAYCGYLDERPAGWMQNFSAGEKTTWVATGHTLTKEQLEVQRAEIARKREERQRLILEQQQKTAREAHTEWIAHDWASADNPYLQAKGIQPFGVREDVDGTLLVPVMTVDKELRGLQTISPEGEKRFMYGMEKNGNFHLIADPGKDLSKDLAQGEIILAEGYATGATLHMATEKPVAVAFDAGNLEPVAKKLREKFPNAAITICADNDHQHTRKTPEGVEPWNKGVELAQRAAQEVGGKVVVPIFTDEERGKGLTDFNDLHQSRGLDEVKRQVGLVLQKDVEREKGRNRGKARELSL, encoded by the coding sequence ATGTCGGCAACAACTGATAGCAAAAAGGCCAGCAAGAAGGCTGAAAAGGCGAAACGGCCCCCGTTCCATGAAGAGTTTGCCAACAAAATCATCGAGCGCCTTCAAGAAGGCACGGCCCCGTGGCAAATCCCCTGGACTCCGGGGAAAACGCCTCTGGTTCCCCACAATCCCGCCTCCGGTACTGTTTACCGTGGCATGAACCGGGTGCATCTGGCGCTTTCTGGCTATGACGATCCGCGCTGGATGACTTTGAAACAAGCCAATGACAACGGCTATAGCATTTTACCCGGTAGCAAGGCCACGCCCGTGGTCTATTATCAGTTCACTGACGAAAAAAACAAGCTGGATAATGACGGCAAGCCCGTTCTCGATGCGGACGGCAAGCCGGAAAAAGAAAAAGTGGAACTGGACAAGCCCATTGTCCGTTTCGCCCACGTCTTCAACGCTGAACAGGTTGACGGTATTCCTCCGCTCCAGCTCACGGATAAAGCCTATGAGTGGGAACCCATAGAAAAGGCGGAAAACATCCTTGCCGCCTCCGGCGCGGAAATCAAGCACGATCAAAGTAGCCGGGCTTTTTATCGCCGCATGGAAGACGCCATTCATCTGCCGCCCAAAGAAAACTTTGACGCGCCTGATAAATACTACGCCACAGCTCTGCATGAATTGGGGCATTGGACGGGTGATGAAAACCGCCTGAACCGCGAATTTGGCCCCTTTGGGTCGGAAAAATATGCGCGGGAAGAGTTACGGGCGGAAATCGCGTCATGGATGCTCGGACAGGAAATCGGCATCGGCCACGATCCTGGCCAGCACGCCGCCTATGTGCAGTCATGGATTCAAGTTCTGAAAGAAGACCCCTACGAGATTGTACGGGCTTGCCGGGATGCGGAAAAAATCAAGGATTACGTCTTTGACATGGAACGGAAAAAAGAACTCCGGCAGGAAGCCCCGGAAAATGCTGTCCAGCGGAGCAATGTTCGGGAGAGAAAAGAAGAAATTGCAGCTATCCAAGGGCTTCCATTTGTTCCAGCCAAAGAAAAAACATTCCTTGATGTTCCACAGGACAACTTTGAAGAGAAAAAACAAGTTTGGCGTCTTGGTGGACAGTGGGATGATGAAAGCAGGCGGTGGTTTGTACCGGAAGGCAATAACCTTACTCCGTTAGAGGCATGGCTGCCCGGCAAAGAGTTGGAGAGCGACATTGCTGCTATGGGCCTCCCCGTTGATCCCGCCAAGGAAAAAACCTTCCTCGCTGTTCCGTACAAGGAAAAGGAACAGGCAAAGAAGTTCGGTGCGAAGTGGGACAAAGAAAACAAGCTCTGGTACGCGCCGGAAGGAACCGACCTCACGCCATTGGCAGCATGGATGCCGGAAAAAGCCCCTGTGCCGGAACCGTCCATGCCGCCACAGGAAGAATTTGCCAACGCCCTGGAACAAGCCGGGCTGGATCTGCGTGGCAAAGCTCCAATCATGGATGGACAGATACACCGCGTTCCGCTCATTGGCAGAAACGGCGGCGACCTTGACGGCGCATACTGCGGCTATCTCGATGAACGTCCTGCCGGCTGGATGCAGAATTTCAGTGCCGGCGAAAAAACGACTTGGGTTGCCACAGGCCATACCCTGACCAAAGAGCAGTTGGAAGTCCAACGCGCCGAGATAGCCCGAAAGCGGGAAGAGCGGCAGCGGTTAATTCTGGAGCAACAACAAAAGACAGCGCGGGAAGCGCATACAGAATGGATCGCCCACGATTGGGCCTCTGCCGATAACCCCTATTTACAGGCCAAGGGTATTCAGCCTTTCGGGGTGCGTGAGGATGTGGACGGCACTCTGCTTGTTCCCGTTATGACGGTGGACAAGGAATTACGCGGTCTGCAAACCATTTCCCCGGAAGGCGAAAAGCGTTTCATGTACGGGATGGAAAAAAACGGCAATTTTCATCTGATTGCCGACCCCGGCAAAGACCTTTCCAAAGATCTGGCTCAAGGGGAAATCATTCTGGCCGAAGGATACGCCACGGGCGCAACGCTGCACATGGCAACGGAAAAGCCTGTTGCCGTAGCCTTTGACGCTGGAAATTTGGAGCCTGTAGCCAAAAAATTGCGGGAAAAATTCCCCAACGCCGCGATCACTATCTGCGCCGACAATGACCACCAGCATACCCGCAAAACGCCGGAAGGTGTTGAACCGTGGAACAAAGGCGTGGAATTGGCCCAAAGAGCCGCCCAAGAGGTCGGCGGCAAGGTTGTTGTGCCAATCTTCACCGATGAAGAACGGGGCAAGGGGCTGACGGATTTTAACGATCTGCACCAGTCGCGTGGGCTGGATGAAGTGAAACGGCAAGTGGGCCTTGTTCTGCAAAAGGACGTTGAGCGGGAAAAAGGCCGGAATCGGGGAAAAGCGCGGGAGTTATCCTTATGA